A stretch of the Massilia sp. W12 genome encodes the following:
- a CDS encoding arginine N-succinyltransferase yields the protein MSASYVVRPVALDDIPALEALARQAARGVHTLPRTPENLLRAVRRSIASFAAQVEIPSEESYMFVLQDAAGGVAGCATIFATAGSNGTYFAFRNDVVQQVSRDLNISHNVHALSLCSELTACSQLSSFFIHPQAQTEAALLSRARLLFAAMAPQRFGDRFFVSLAGVSDANGQSPFWDALGRKFFQMDFLDAEHAVEGARNRTLIVELMPHYPVYVPLLPAAAQAVLGQSHPEAELPFSLLSAEGFAADEYIDIFDGGPILQAHRDSLRTVQQARRYQVAAGQADAEAADWLVGSVRQADFRAAHLRAALRDDVLLLDAAQMAALRVQAGDEVLCVPA from the coding sequence ATGTCCGCCAGCTATGTCGTGCGCCCGGTGGCCTTGGACGATATCCCCGCGCTGGAAGCTCTGGCGCGGCAGGCTGCGCGTGGCGTGCATACGCTGCCGCGCACCCCGGAAAACCTGCTGCGCGCAGTGCGCCGCTCAATCGCCTCGTTTGCCGCACAGGTCGAGATTCCAAGTGAGGAATCGTATATGTTTGTGCTGCAGGATGCGGCGGGCGGTGTGGCTGGTTGCGCCACGATTTTCGCCACTGCCGGCAGCAATGGCACCTATTTTGCTTTCCGCAACGATGTGGTGCAGCAGGTCTCGCGCGATTTGAACATCAGCCACAATGTGCATGCGCTCTCGCTGTGTTCCGAATTGACCGCCTGCTCGCAATTGTCGAGCTTTTTCATTCATCCGCAAGCCCAGACCGAAGCCGCCTTGCTGTCGCGCGCCCGGCTGTTGTTTGCCGCAATGGCGCCGCAGCGCTTTGGCGACCGTTTCTTTGTTTCGCTGGCCGGGGTCTCGGATGCGAACGGCCAAAGCCCGTTTTGGGATGCGCTGGGACGCAAGTTTTTCCAGATGGATTTTCTGGATGCCGAGCATGCGGTCGAAGGCGCGCGCAACCGCACCCTGATCGTCGAGCTGATGCCGCATTATCCGGTGTATGTGCCGCTGTTGCCGGCGGCCGCGCAAGCCGTGCTGGGACAGAGCCACCCCGAAGCCGAATTACCGTTTTCGCTGTTGAGCGCGGAAGGCTTTGCGGCGGACGAATATATCGACATCTTTGACGGCGGGCCGATTTTGCAAGCGCACCGCGATTCTTTGCGCACCGTGCAGCAGGCGCGCCGCTATCAGGTGGCGGCGGGACAGGCCGACGCTGAGGCGGCTGACTGGCTGGTGGGCAGTGTGCGGCAGGCGGATTTCCGCGCCGCCCATCTGCGCGCCGCTTTGCGTGACGATGTCTTGCTGCTGGATGCGGCGCAAATGGCGGCCCTGCGCGTGCAGGCCGGTGATGAAGTTTTGTGCGTGCCGGCGTAA